The Salvia miltiorrhiza cultivar Shanhuang (shh) chromosome 2, IMPLAD_Smil_shh, whole genome shotgun sequence DNA window AATGAATATGTGAAATTCAGGAGGATGTTAAAGCAAATAAAGACTGAGCCTTGCAGTATGATGATGCAGGAAAGTCGATGAACAAGATGGTTCTTGATTGGCCTACAAGATACAAAATAGCAGTCGGAGCAGCAAGAGGGATATCTTACCTCCACCACGATTGCATTCCTCACATCATACACCGAGATATCAAGACGAGCAACATACTGTTGGATCATAACTTGGAGGCTCGTGTGTCTGATTTTGGACTAGCTACCTTGATGGAGCCGGATAAAACTCATGTTTCGACATTGGCTGCAGGAACTTTCGGATACCTGGCTCCTGGTATGCTTTTCAGACGCATGATAGGATGGTTGTTTGAACTCTGATTTTGTTTAAGCATTGATCTAATGATCTTCCGATATTCTGCAGAATATTTTGATACAGGAAAAGCCACAGCAAAAGGAGATGTCTACAGCTTTGGAGTTGTATTGCTGGAGCTTCTAACAGGGAAAAAACCAACAGATGAGACATTCATTGAGGAGGGAACTAAGCTGGTCACCTGGGTAAAATTCTCAACTTTAACTAACGTCAAAATTCAAGCAATGATGCATACTGATATTTCTTTTCTCAATGATTTTGATCGTGATACTTATGCAAGGACATTTTAGAGATAAATAATCTTAGGACAATATATTGAGTATCAACCATATCACATTCTGAAACCGTCAACTTGTGTTTCCATGATATGATCCTACTATCTGTTGTAACTGAATTATTAAAACAGTAATCTAGTCCTGCATTATAAACTCAACTATTATCTTACAGAACAGTAATCTAGTCCTGCATTATAAACTCAACTATTATCTTACAGCCATTTCTAGGTTTTGTGATCTTTCAGATACTAAGTATGCTAAATATCACGTTGTTGCAGGTAAAGTCAGTAGTGCAAGATAAGAGAGAAGAATATGTACTCGACAGCAGTTTGGTTGATTGCCCTGTTGAAGAAATTAACAGTGTATTTAGCATAGCATTGCTGTCTCTTGAGCCAGAGCCAACCAATAGACCTACTATGGCGGAAGTTGTGAAGATGCTAGAGCAGATAAAACCAGAAGAATTTAAACCAGAAACTTGAAATTGTGCTTGTATTTCAAACAGAAAAAAGTGCATGGTGAGCAGGCTGGCTGATTGATACATAAGAATATGTATATGCATGTCAAAACTTAAGCTCTTCAGTGGGAATAAAAGTTTGTTCATAGGAATAAACTAGCCTTCAAAGCTAAAAGAATAACAGGAAATTCACATTTCTTCCATTACTTGAGTGCTGCAGCCAATCCTTCACAAGCTGAAGCTTTCAACGATGGGGAAACTGGATTACCTCCAAGAAACACATCAAAGAGAGCAGATGTAACATTTGATGACTCAATTGTAGCATCAACAGAAGAAGGAATTCCTTCAGGTGTGACAAAAACCTgcaaatttacaaataaaatttagaACTGTTAAATGAATTAGCAATGGAAGTTTAGCGAAGagactggaaaaaaaaaaaaaaaatcagctgCAGTGACCTTTTATACGGAGAGGATAGCTTGTCACATGCATAATGATATTAATGGCGATATTATACTCACAAGCATTTTTTCCATGTCCAACCAAGTCAAAAATATGGAAGTTCCTTTCTGAAGAGGACGGCCTTGAAAGATGCCTCGGAATGTCGAAAGTGCAGATTCATCTACTGGAGTCGGTGATTTAATTCTTGGGGAAAGGGCCTCATCCAAGGCATCCCAAAATGTCTTACCATCTAGATCTCTTACTAAGATAATATGCAGTGATTTCTCGAGAGGAGCTGCACTTCATAAAATGAGTATTTAGTGGTCTTCAATAATATCATCTCCTCATTAATTAATGTTATCATGACAATTACCCTGATAAATTGCATCAAATAATGATGAATCCTTTTGTAACTCTGCAGATGAACGTCTTTTCCAGGCATCTAACTTACTGAAGATGGATGGGTTTGCATATAATCCCGCAGCGTACACTTTCACCCCAATAATAGCGAACACTTTTTCCCTGTATCCTAATAGTATTACAAAAGGACAAATGTTATAGCCTCTCAAGCATCAGGAAATAATGACCAGAAACTATATCAGCAATCACATAAATATTTAAGTAGATGGTACCACAACTGACCAGTTCCGAGTAATGACAGTGAGGAAGAACAACCAGGAAGGCTCAGTGAAGTTTGATATTTGACCTTGGTCTGAGGTTCTTCCAAATACTCTGAGCTTACAACTATAAGCCATTACATGAACATCATTACACAATGTGTAACAGTGTACAACAGTCAACACATAGTAAAGGAATTGTAGAGAACTAAGAGAAGATGCTTCAATTTTCTGTGTTTCTGTCAATGTAGGGTAGTAATTACAGTGAAAGGGATCGAGGAATTTCCTAAATCATTTATTAACATGACTACTTTCAACTTTCCAGACACAATTTTCAATCTTGCGATGTCCACTATGCTAGACTCGGATTTTGTTTTTTACAGCTAAACCAGGGTGAATCAAATCCAGGCTTTCCATGGCTAACCATATCcaattttattgaatttataactAGATTAGGGCATTTGCATCTGTAAAGAAGTGCTACAGGAGGTAGGAGGAGTTGCCAAATAACCTCAGTGGCGGGTTTAACTCAAATGCCACATACTAGGTTTTCAATTTAAATCATTACTACAGAGACAAGGCATCATCAGCAACACCCGCCTATTTTTTTCTTGCTATGTCCTTTATGTTTTATCCAGTGTTTTATGGATACATTAAATTCCTAAAAAGATTCAAGTTTTCCTCTTG harbors:
- the LOC131012136 gene encoding receptor-like serine/threonine-protein kinase At1g78530, with translation MERNIALYVSISVIAFVISKIIMAVLCYRRWKQRHLLIQDSFRGGKLVLFTSPRIKSLKTDVFLKKTMKLGNRDIIGSGGFGTVYKLMIDDCIPFAVKRLNRLGAADQDRSFQRELEAMGDIKHRNVVTLHGYYTAPHYNLLIYELMPNGSLDAVLHGKSMNKMVLDWPTRYKIAVGAARGISYLHHDCIPHIIHRDIKTSNILLDHNLEARVSDFGLATLMEPDKTHVSTLAAGTFGYLAPEYFDTGKATAKGDVYSFGVVLLELLTGKKPTDETFIEEGTKLVTWVKSVVQDKREEYVLDSSLVDCPVEEINSVFSIALLSLEPEPTNRPTMAEVVKMLEQIKPEEFKPET
- the LOC131012137 gene encoding fatty-acid-binding protein 3, chloroplastic-like isoform X1; its protein translation is MASTVAGSVPYSSLTTPKPSDLNPKIYSLAHNPNNPPSPLNCSNQSFSPHSAFRSRVCINKNARPRSRFSPIVYSSSPVVSSEYLEEPQTKVKYQTSLSLPGCSSSLSLLGTGYREKVFAIIGVKVYAAGLYANPSIFSKLDAWKRRSSAELQKDSSLFDAIYQAPLEKSLHIILVRDLDGKTFWDALDEALSPRIKSPTPVDESALSTFRGIFQGRPLQKGTSIFLTWLDMEKMLVFVTPEGIPSSVDATIESSNVTSALFDVFLGGNPVSPSLKASACEGLAAALK
- the LOC131012137 gene encoding fatty-acid-binding protein 3, chloroplastic-like isoform X2 — translated: MASTVAGSVPYSSLTTPKPSDLNPKIYSLAHNPNNPPSPLNCSNQSFSPHSAFRSRVCINKNARPRSRFSPIVYSSSPGYREKVFAIIGVKVYAAGLYANPSIFSKLDAWKRRSSAELQKDSSLFDAIYQAPLEKSLHIILVRDLDGKTFWDALDEALSPRIKSPTPVDESALSTFRGIFQGRPLQKGTSIFLTWLDMEKMLVFVTPEGIPSSVDATIESSNVTSALFDVFLGGNPVSPSLKASACEGLAAALK